A section of the Polycladomyces subterraneus genome encodes:
- a CDS encoding molybdopterin oxidoreductase family protein — MNESLHPLTQCPYCSMQCTFWWKQTEEGTKTLPNANDPVTHGKWCGKGRLAHIPTDSPERITTPLLKSNGKWHPVSWEEAMAWFSRRVRRWQAEFGPDAVAVYGGGSLTNEVAYLLGKFSRVALGTRYIDYNGRYCMSSAAAGANLTLGVDRGLTNPLSDLPLARCILLAGANVADAQPTMMPYLLEAKKRGAFLIVIDPRETPTAHSADLHLPIRPGTDAALVNGMLKIIVEHDLVDWSFVRRHTSGWESLIDHIRRVDLTEVVKQTGIPVELIKRAALAYGSASTGFVLTARGVEQHAWGVQNVRNFLNLVLLTGKIGKPGCGYGAITGQGNGQGGREHGQKADQLPGYRLLDDPEAREQIARIWGVTPDTLPRSGVSAYEMFDKILANEILGMIVFGSNPVISSPNAARVESALRRLDWLVVVDFFLTETAQMADLVLPAASYLENEGTITNLEGRVLLRRAVRPAPGEAKPDWQTIMEMAQALGKGECFRYQSAEDIFRELAEASRGGKADYSGMTYERIEQAKGLFWPCNHERPVGTPRLFEDGRFGHPDGKARLVPVHAPSSNWREEDEWPLTLTTGRIIHHYLSGTLTRRTPALMEKAPVPFLEVHPETAHRLGLADGQPARVTSPVGSIVLTVKTTERIRPDTVFAPFHWGGEQCINRLIPANLDPTSRMPAFKIIRVRVEPVREQSSSRQQEPVAITGI; from the coding sequence ATGAATGAATCCCTTCATCCCTTGACCCAATGCCCTTATTGCAGTATGCAGTGCACGTTTTGGTGGAAACAAACCGAAGAAGGAACGAAGACGCTTCCGAACGCGAACGATCCAGTCACCCACGGCAAATGGTGCGGCAAAGGACGTCTTGCCCATATTCCCACCGACAGCCCAGAAAGGATCACCACTCCGCTGCTCAAAAGTAACGGGAAATGGCATCCCGTATCATGGGAAGAAGCGATGGCGTGGTTCAGCCGACGGGTTCGCCGGTGGCAAGCCGAGTTTGGTCCAGACGCGGTCGCTGTTTACGGCGGAGGTTCGCTAACCAATGAAGTGGCCTATTTGCTGGGGAAATTTTCCCGTGTCGCTCTGGGCACACGATATATAGACTACAATGGGCGCTACTGCATGTCTTCCGCCGCAGCTGGGGCCAACCTCACCCTGGGAGTGGACCGGGGATTGACCAATCCGTTGTCCGATCTGCCGCTTGCCCGCTGCATCCTGCTAGCAGGAGCCAATGTAGCAGATGCACAACCTACCATGATGCCCTATCTGCTAGAAGCGAAAAAGCGGGGAGCCTTCCTGATTGTCATCGACCCACGGGAAACACCGACAGCCCACAGCGCCGATCTTCATCTTCCCATCCGTCCAGGCACCGATGCCGCTTTGGTTAATGGTATGCTCAAAATCATCGTGGAGCACGACCTGGTCGATTGGTCATTTGTCCGCCGTCATACCTCAGGCTGGGAGTCGTTAATCGACCACATTCGCCGGGTAGACTTAACCGAGGTTGTGAAACAGACCGGTATTCCAGTCGAGTTGATCAAGCGCGCCGCTTTGGCTTACGGATCAGCCTCCACCGGGTTTGTCCTGACCGCCCGCGGAGTGGAGCAACATGCCTGGGGGGTGCAAAACGTTCGCAATTTCCTCAATCTGGTGCTGTTAACCGGGAAGATCGGCAAACCGGGTTGCGGATACGGTGCGATCACCGGTCAGGGAAACGGACAGGGCGGAAGGGAACATGGACAGAAAGCCGATCAACTGCCCGGATACCGTTTGTTGGATGATCCCGAAGCGCGCGAACAGATCGCCCGCATCTGGGGAGTGACACCGGACACGCTTCCTCGCTCCGGCGTTTCCGCTTATGAAATGTTTGACAAGATCCTGGCAAATGAGATCCTCGGCATGATTGTCTTCGGTTCCAATCCGGTTATCTCCAGCCCCAACGCCGCGCGGGTGGAATCAGCATTGCGACGATTGGATTGGCTGGTTGTCGTCGATTTCTTTCTGACCGAGACGGCACAGATGGCCGATTTGGTGCTTCCCGCCGCATCGTACTTGGAAAACGAAGGGACGATCACCAATCTGGAAGGACGGGTCCTGTTGCGTCGAGCCGTCCGTCCCGCTCCGGGGGAAGCCAAACCGGATTGGCAAACGATCATGGAAATGGCGCAGGCGTTGGGAAAAGGAGAATGTTTTCGTTACCAATCGGCGGAAGACATCTTTCGCGAGTTGGCCGAGGCCAGCCGGGGCGGAAAAGCGGATTACTCAGGCATGACGTATGAACGGATCGAACAAGCGAAAGGGTTGTTTTGGCCTTGCAACCATGAGCGCCCGGTAGGAACACCGCGTTTGTTTGAAGATGGCCGGTTTGGTCATCCTGACGGGAAAGCGCGGCTCGTTCCCGTCCATGCTCCATCGTCAAATTGGCGCGAAGAAGACGAATGGCCGCTCACACTCACAACCGGGCGCATCATCCATCATTATTTAAGTGGCACACTGACGAGACGAACCCCTGCTCTGATGGAAAAAGCACCAGTACCTTTTTTGGAAGTACATCCCGAAACTGCCCACCGGTTGGGACTGGCGGATGGCCAACCGGCCCGCGTCACCTCCCCTGTCGGTTCGATCGTGTTGACGGTGAAAACGACGGAACGCATCCGCCCAGACACCGTCTTTGCCCCCTTCCATTGGGGAGGGGAACAATGCATCAACCGCCTGATCCCTGCCAATCTCGATCCGACCAGTCGGATGCCCGCATTCAAAATCATCCGCGTACGGGTGGAGCCTGTAAGGGAGCAGTCCTCATCCCGGCAACAAGAACCTGTGGCGATAACAGGGATTTGA